A window from Macaca thibetana thibetana isolate TM-01 chromosome 7, ASM2454274v1, whole genome shotgun sequence encodes these proteins:
- the LOC126958286 gene encoding LOW QUALITY PROTEIN: olfactory receptor 6J1 (The sequence of the model RefSeq protein was modified relative to this genomic sequence to represent the inferred CDS: substituted 1 base at 1 genomic stop codon) has translation MGNWTAAVTEFVLLGFSLSREAELLFLVLLLLTFLLTLLGNLLIIFTVLSCSRLHTPMYFFLCNLSILDIVFTSVISPKVLANLGSGDKTISFAGCIIQCYFYFSLGTVEFLLLTVMSYDRYAAICSPLRYTAIMRPPVCIETVVFSWMGGFLSVLFPTILISQLPFCGSNIISHFFCDGGPLLALAYADTTAIELMNFMLSSMVILCCVVLVAYSSTYIMLTIVRIPSASGRKKAFNTCASHLTIVIISSGITVCIFVTPSQKEYLEINKIPSVMSSVMIPFLNPFIYTLRNDAMQGVLRDMWVRVXGVLEKRMRAVLRSRLFSNKDHQGGACSSPPCMYCVKLQC, from the coding sequence ATGGGGAACTGGACTGCAGCGGTGACTGAGTTTGTTCTGCTGGGGTTTTCCCTGAGCAGGGAGGCGGAGCTCCTGTTCCTGGTGCTCCTGCTGCTCACGTTCCTGCTGACTCTTCTGGGGAACCTGCTCATTATCTTCACTGTGCTGTCCTGCTCCCGCCTCCACACCCCCATGTACTTTTTCTTGTGCAACCTCTCTATCCTGGACATCGTCTTCACCTCAGTCATCTCTCCAAAAGTGTTGGCCAACTTAGGATCTGGGGATAAAACCATCTCCTTTGCCGGATGTATCATCCAGTGCTATTTCTACTTTTCCTTGGGCACAGTTGAGTTCCTCCTGTTGACGGTCATGTCCTATGACCGCTATGCCGCCATCTGCTCCCCTCTGAGGTACACCGCCATCATGAGACCTCCTGTCTGCATTGAGACCGTTGTGTTCTCTTGGATGGGAGGCTTCCTGTCTGTGCTCTTTCCAACCATCCTCATCTCCCAGCTGCCCTTCTGTGGCTCCAACATCATTAGCCACTTCTTCTGTGACGGTGGACCCTTGCTGGCCCTGGCCTATGCAGACACCACTGCCATCGAGCTGATGAATTTTATGCTTTCTTCCATGGTCATCCTCTGCTGCGTAGTCCTTGTGGCCTATTCCTCTACGTACATCATGTTGACAATAGTGCGCATTCCTTCTGCAAGTGGAAGGAAGAAGGCCTTTAATACCTGCGCTTCCCACCTGACCATAGTCATCATTTCTAGTGGTATCACTGTGTGTATCTTTGTGACTCCCTCCCAGAAAGAATATCTAGAGATCAACAAGATCCCTTCAGTTATGAGCAGTGTGATGATTCCATTCCTCAATCCCTTTATATATACTCTGAGGAATGACGCCATGCAGGGAGTCCTCAGGGATATGTGGGTCAGGGTTTGAGGAGTTTTAGAAAAGAGGATGAGGGCAGTGCTGAGGAGCAGATTGTTCTCCAACAAAGACCACCAAGGAGGGGCTTGCTCTTCTCCACCATGTATGTATTGTGTAAAGCTCCAGTGTTAG
- the ABHD4 gene encoding (Lyso)-N-acylphosphatidylethanolamine lipase isoform X2 has translation MSQLKNVEARILQCLQNKFLARYVSLPNQNKIWTVTVSPEQKDRTPLVMVHGFGGGVGLWILNMDSLSARRTLHTFDLLGFGRSSRPAFPRDPEGAEDEFVTSIETWRETMGIPSMILLGHSLGGFLATSYSIKYPDRVKHLILVDPWGFPLRPTNPSEIRAPPTWVKAVASVLGRSNPLAVLRVAGPWGPGLVQRFRPDFKRKFADFFEDDTISEYIYHCNAQNPSGETAFKAMMESFGWARRPMLERIHLIRKDVPITMIYGSNTWIDTSTGKKVKMQRPDSYVRDMEIEGASHHVYADQPHIFNAVVEEICDSVD, from the exons ATGTCTCAGCTGAAGAATGTGGAAGCCAGGATCCTCCAGT GTCTCCAGAATAAGTTCCTGGCCAGATATGTGTCCCTCCCAAACCAGAATAAGATCTGGACGGTGACTGTGAGCCCCGAGCAAAAGGACCGCACCCCCCTGGTGATGGTGCACGGTTTTGGGGGCGGCGTGGGCCTCTGGATCCTCAACATGGACTCACTGAGTGCCCGCCGCACACTGCACACCTTCGATCTGCTTGGCTTTGGGCGAAGCTCAAGGCCAGCATTCCCAAGGGACCCGGAGGGGGCTGAGGATGAGTTTGTGACATCGATAGAGACATGGCGGGAGACCATGGGGATCCCCAGCATGATCCTCCTGGGGCACAGTTTGGGAGGATTCCTGGCCACTTCTTACTCAATCAAGTACCCTGATAG AGTTAAACACCTCATCCTGGTGGACCCATGGGGCTTTCCCCTCCGACCAACTAACCCCAGTGAGATCCGTGCACCCCCAACCTGGGTCAAAGCCGTGGCATCTGTCCTAGGACGTTCCAATCCATTGGCTGTTCTTCGAGTAGCTGGGCCCTGGG GGCCTGGCCTGGTGCAGCGATTCCGGCCGGACTTCAAACGCAAGTTTGCAGACTTCTTTGAAGATGATACCATATCAGAGTATATCTACCACTGCAATGCGCAGAATCCCAG TGGCGAGACGGCATTCAAAGCCATGATGGAGTCCTTTGGCTGGGCCCGGCGCCCTATGCTGGAGCGAATTCACTTGATTCGAAAAGATGTGCCCATCACCATGATCTATGGGTCCAACACCTGGATAGATACCAGTACGGGAAAAAAGGTGAAGATGCAGCGGCCAGATTCCTATGTCCGAGACATG GAGATTGAGGGTGCATCTCACCACGTCTATGCTGACCAGCCACACATCTTCAATGCTGTTGTAGAGGAGATCTGCGACTCAGTTGATTGA
- the ABHD4 gene encoding (Lyso)-N-acylphosphatidylethanolamine lipase isoform X1 has product MADDLEQQPQGWLSSWLPTWRPTSMSQLKNVEARILQCLQNKFLARYVSLPNQNKIWTVTVSPEQKDRTPLVMVHGFGGGVGLWILNMDSLSARRTLHTFDLLGFGRSSRPAFPRDPEGAEDEFVTSIETWRETMGIPSMILLGHSLGGFLATSYSIKYPDRVKHLILVDPWGFPLRPTNPSEIRAPPTWVKAVASVLGRSNPLAVLRVAGPWGPGLVQRFRPDFKRKFADFFEDDTISEYIYHCNAQNPSGETAFKAMMESFGWARRPMLERIHLIRKDVPITMIYGSNTWIDTSTGKKVKMQRPDSYVRDMEIEGASHHVYADQPHIFNAVVEEICDSVD; this is encoded by the exons ATGGCCGATGATCTGGAGCAGCA gcctcAAGGCTGGCTGAGTAGCTGGCTGCCCACGTGGCGCCCCACTTCCATGTCTCAGCTGAAGAATGTGGAAGCCAGGATCCTCCAGT GTCTCCAGAATAAGTTCCTGGCCAGATATGTGTCCCTCCCAAACCAGAATAAGATCTGGACGGTGACTGTGAGCCCCGAGCAAAAGGACCGCACCCCCCTGGTGATGGTGCACGGTTTTGGGGGCGGCGTGGGCCTCTGGATCCTCAACATGGACTCACTGAGTGCCCGCCGCACACTGCACACCTTCGATCTGCTTGGCTTTGGGCGAAGCTCAAGGCCAGCATTCCCAAGGGACCCGGAGGGGGCTGAGGATGAGTTTGTGACATCGATAGAGACATGGCGGGAGACCATGGGGATCCCCAGCATGATCCTCCTGGGGCACAGTTTGGGAGGATTCCTGGCCACTTCTTACTCAATCAAGTACCCTGATAG AGTTAAACACCTCATCCTGGTGGACCCATGGGGCTTTCCCCTCCGACCAACTAACCCCAGTGAGATCCGTGCACCCCCAACCTGGGTCAAAGCCGTGGCATCTGTCCTAGGACGTTCCAATCCATTGGCTGTTCTTCGAGTAGCTGGGCCCTGGG GGCCTGGCCTGGTGCAGCGATTCCGGCCGGACTTCAAACGCAAGTTTGCAGACTTCTTTGAAGATGATACCATATCAGAGTATATCTACCACTGCAATGCGCAGAATCCCAG TGGCGAGACGGCATTCAAAGCCATGATGGAGTCCTTTGGCTGGGCCCGGCGCCCTATGCTGGAGCGAATTCACTTGATTCGAAAAGATGTGCCCATCACCATGATCTATGGGTCCAACACCTGGATAGATACCAGTACGGGAAAAAAGGTGAAGATGCAGCGGCCAGATTCCTATGTCCGAGACATG GAGATTGAGGGTGCATCTCACCACGTCTATGCTGACCAGCCACACATCTTCAATGCTGTTGTAGAGGAGATCTGCGACTCAGTTGATTGA